From the Desulfonatronum thiosulfatophilum genome, one window contains:
- a CDS encoding molybdopterin biosynthesis protein: MSFQRSIYLTTIPIPEAVAKARQALDRDALVLRETIPSHEAVGRVTAAPVYSRYSSPTHHSAAMDGVAVNAETTFTAREGRPLELKLDTEYRPVNTGHAMPEGTNAVIMIEQVVQVDEQTITIEAPAFPWQHVRRIGEDIVATELLLPQNHQITPYDVGALLSAGMWEIEVWEKIRIAIIPTGDEVLDFTTRPEPRPGQVVESNSQVFKALAESWGCVVQRVPPVRDELDALASAVDEALDDAHIVVIGAGSSAGSKDFTRTVMEHAGSVLVHGIAAMPGKPSLLGEARGRLLVGAPGYPVSAVICFEELVRPLASWLGRRDPGSRTRIKVELTRKAPSKLGVQEFMRLAIGRVGEKWVATPLARGAGMITTLTKAQGIARIPMHSEGVEAGAMVEAELLAPEAELERTIVSVGSHDNTLDLLTNELMGLAEPYRLASTHVGSMGGLTALRNGAAHFAGCHLFDPETDDYNFPFLAKYLPGLDLLVINLAIRHQGLIVAKGNPKNIRGVEDLARPDLTFINRQRGAGTRILLDHHLKQAGIASDTVNGYEKEEYTHMAVAVNVLSGAADCGLGIFAAARALNLDFVPLARERYDLIIPAQWADDSKITTVLDLIRSEGLQARIRALGGYDTDLTGKEMSPRMGLGRA, translated from the coding sequence ATGTCCTTCCAACGCTCCATCTATCTGACCACCATTCCCATTCCCGAGGCCGTGGCCAAGGCCAGGCAGGCTCTGGACCGCGACGCCCTGGTCCTCAGGGAGACCATCCCGTCGCATGAGGCCGTGGGTCGGGTGACCGCGGCGCCGGTCTATTCCCGGTATTCCAGCCCGACCCATCATAGCGCGGCCATGGACGGCGTGGCCGTGAACGCGGAAACCACCTTCACGGCCCGGGAGGGACGGCCCCTGGAGCTGAAGCTGGACACGGAGTACCGACCGGTGAACACCGGTCATGCCATGCCCGAGGGGACCAATGCCGTGATTATGATCGAGCAGGTGGTTCAGGTGGACGAACAAACCATTACCATCGAGGCTCCGGCTTTCCCCTGGCAGCATGTCCGGCGCATCGGCGAGGACATCGTGGCCACGGAACTCCTGCTGCCGCAGAACCACCAGATCACGCCCTACGACGTCGGGGCCCTGCTCAGTGCCGGAATGTGGGAAATCGAAGTCTGGGAAAAGATCCGGATCGCCATCATCCCCACCGGGGACGAAGTCCTGGATTTCACGACCAGGCCGGAACCCCGTCCGGGCCAGGTAGTGGAAAGCAACTCCCAGGTCTTCAAGGCCCTGGCCGAGTCCTGGGGATGCGTGGTCCAGCGCGTTCCGCCGGTGCGCGACGAGCTGGACGCGCTGGCATCCGCTGTGGACGAGGCCCTGGACGATGCGCATATCGTGGTCATCGGTGCCGGATCATCCGCGGGCTCCAAGGATTTCACGCGCACGGTCATGGAGCACGCCGGCAGTGTCCTGGTGCACGGCATCGCGGCCATGCCCGGCAAGCCTTCCCTGCTGGGCGAAGCCAGGGGCAGGCTTCTGGTGGGCGCACCCGGATATCCGGTCAGCGCGGTGATTTGTTTCGAGGAACTGGTCCGGCCCCTGGCTTCCTGGCTGGGCCGCCGCGATCCCGGATCGCGAACCAGAATAAAGGTGGAATTGACGCGCAAGGCACCCTCAAAGCTGGGAGTCCAGGAGTTCATGCGTCTGGCCATCGGGCGTGTGGGCGAGAAATGGGTGGCCACTCCCCTGGCCCGCGGAGCCGGGATGATCACCACCCTGACCAAAGCCCAGGGCATCGCCCGGATCCCCATGCACAGCGAAGGCGTGGAGGCCGGAGCCATGGTCGAGGCCGAACTACTGGCGCCGGAAGCCGAGCTGGAACGGACCATCGTTTCCGTGGGAAGCCACGACAATACATTGGATCTGCTGACCAACGAACTCATGGGCCTTGCCGAGCCGTACCGACTGGCCTCAACCCATGTCGGCAGCATGGGCGGCCTGACCGCCCTGCGCAACGGCGCGGCTCATTTCGCCGGCTGCCACTTGTTCGATCCGGAAACCGACGACTACAACTTTCCCTTTCTGGCCAAATACCTCCCCGGCCTGGACCTGCTGGTGATCAACCTGGCCATCCGTCACCAGGGGCTGATCGTGGCCAAAGGCAATCCCAAAAACATCCGAGGCGTCGAGGACTTGGCCAGGCCCGACCTGACCTTCATCAACCGCCAGCGCGGCGCCGGCACCCGCATCCTCCTGGACCACCACCTCAAGCAGGCCGGCATCGCCTCGGACACGGTCAACGGATATGAGAAGGAGGAATACACGCACATGGCCGTGGCCGTGAACGTGCTCAGCGGCGCGGCGGACTGCGGTCTGGGCATCTTTGCCGCGGCCCGGGCCCTGAACCTGGACTTCGTGCCCCTGGCCCGGGAACGATACGACCTGATTATTCCAGCGCAATGGGCCGATGACTCGAAAATCACCACGGTGCTGGATCTGATCCGTTCAGAGGGATTGCAGGCCAGAATCAGGGCATTGGGAGGATATGACACGGATTTGACCGGCAAGGAGATGTCGCCGAGAATGGGATTGGGACGAGCCTGA
- a CDS encoding ABC transporter ATP-binding protein translates to MSLYSLQEVRQVFEDRTVLDIDNLEMTAGGSYALLGPNGSGKTTLLHVLAFLRPPSSGVIYFQGQKVEWRDSVLTGLRRKVVLVDQHPIMFSTTVLKNVEYGPRMRGVSARERRKAAEECLERVGMSAFAHRPAHLLSGGETQRVAIARAMACRPEVMLFDEPTASVDVENQAVIDGVIRQLRKDKGVNGRISIIFSTHKPLEASRLAQERIFLFEGRLTGPGGENLLSCDIVQGGGGAVCVVGDNVALPVQTSRSGPGRVFIKPELIGLFPLDAAHEETTEQGHVGEILQMTAEGPNIKVLLDIGVPLRTLLSKDEARHLDAMVGEKVRVRIDPEAIELA, encoded by the coding sequence GTGAGCCTGTATTCCTTGCAAGAAGTTCGACAGGTTTTCGAAGACCGGACCGTTCTGGATATCGACAACCTTGAAATGACAGCCGGGGGCAGTTACGCCCTGTTGGGACCCAACGGGTCGGGCAAAACCACGTTGCTGCACGTTCTGGCTTTTTTACGGCCGCCCTCCAGTGGCGTCATTTATTTTCAGGGTCAGAAGGTGGAGTGGCGGGACAGCGTTCTGACCGGCTTGCGCCGCAAGGTGGTGCTGGTGGATCAGCATCCGATCATGTTTTCCACCACGGTGCTCAAGAACGTGGAATACGGCCCCAGGATGCGCGGCGTATCCGCCCGTGAGCGGCGCAAGGCCGCCGAGGAATGCCTGGAACGCGTGGGCATGTCCGCCTTCGCCCATCGTCCGGCTCATTTGCTGTCCGGCGGCGAAACCCAGCGCGTGGCCATTGCCCGGGCCATGGCCTGCCGCCCCGAGGTGATGCTCTTCGACGAGCCCACGGCCAGCGTGGACGTGGAAAACCAGGCCGTGATCGACGGGGTGATTCGTCAACTCCGGAAGGACAAAGGCGTGAATGGGCGCATTTCCATCATCTTTTCAACGCACAAGCCCCTGGAAGCGTCTAGGCTGGCCCAGGAAAGGATATTCCTGTTCGAAGGCCGACTCACGGGACCGGGCGGCGAAAATCTACTTTCCTGCGACATTGTCCAAGGCGGAGGGGGAGCGGTCTGCGTTGTCGGAGACAACGTCGCCCTGCCCGTGCAAACGTCGCGCTCCGGCCCGGGGCGGGTATTCATTAAACCCGAACTGATCGGGCTCTTCCCCCTGGATGCGGCTCATGAAGAGACGACCGAGCAGGGGCATGTCGGCGAAATATTGCAGATGACGGCGGAAGGTCCGAACATCAAGGTGCTCCTGGATATCGGCGTTCCCCTCCGGACTTTGCTGAGCAAGGATGAAGCCAGGCATCTCGACGCCATGGTCGGGGAAAAAGTGCGGGTGCGTATTGATCCGGAAGCGATAGAGCTGGCTTGA
- a CDS encoding substrate-binding domain-containing protein encodes MKKTVLTLICAFILLAAIPALAQDKVITMSTTTSTEASGLLDYLLPEFQKDTGITVRVMSKGTGAALRDGMDGNADVVFVHDVAREEQFVAEGYGTKRYYVMYNDFIIVGPESDPAGIKDAPNSAEAMKRIAAAKAPFVSRGDDSGTHSRERQLWEATGLALTDAKSPQDSGGWYFSIGQGMGEALIFAEEKEGYVLADRGTYLQYKYGRSQPFDLGVVYEGDDMLKNPYGVIPVNPEKHPHVKFDLADTFAQWLVSERGQQIIGSYQLHDQPLFFSDAKE; translated from the coding sequence ATGAAGAAAACCGTATTGACGTTGATCTGCGCGTTCATTTTGCTGGCCGCCATCCCGGCACTGGCCCAGGACAAGGTGATCACCATGAGCACCACCACCAGCACCGAAGCCTCCGGACTTCTGGACTACCTGCTCCCCGAATTCCAGAAGGACACCGGGATCACCGTGCGTGTCATGTCCAAGGGAACCGGAGCGGCTTTGCGGGACGGGATGGACGGCAACGCTGACGTGGTTTTCGTGCACGACGTGGCCCGGGAAGAACAGTTTGTGGCCGAAGGATACGGCACAAAGCGCTATTATGTGATGTACAATGACTTCATCATCGTCGGGCCGGAGAGCGACCCGGCCGGAATCAAGGACGCGCCGAACTCCGCCGAAGCCATGAAACGCATTGCCGCGGCCAAAGCGCCTTTTGTGTCCCGAGGGGACGACAGTGGGACGCATTCCCGGGAAAGGCAGCTTTGGGAAGCAACGGGGTTGGCTCTGACAGATGCCAAATCTCCCCAGGACAGCGGCGGTTGGTACTTTTCCATCGGCCAAGGCATGGGCGAGGCCTTGATTTTCGCCGAGGAAAAGGAAGGGTACGTCCTCGCGGATCGAGGCACATATTTGCAGTACAAGTACGGTCGCAGTCAGCCCTTCGACTTGGGGGTCGTTTACGAAGGCGACGACATGCTTAAGAATCCCTACGGCGTTATCCCGGTCAACCCGGAAAAGCATCCCCACGTGAAGTTCGATCTGGCCGATACCTTCGCCCAGTGGCTGGTCTCCGAGCGCGGCCAGCAGATCATCGGCAGCTACCAGCTCCACGACCAACCGCTGTTCTTTTCGGATGCGAAAGAATGA
- a CDS encoding ABC transporter permease yields MDFLTQSIIEAFRMIWSLDPEMYFIVYVSLYVSFFSTIIASILGVPLGFLIAVKQFRGKRAVITILNTMLALPTVVIGLFVYAFLSRRGMLGHLGLLYTPKAIIIGQVILILPWVATFTMAAVSRIDERYRRTALTLGANALQAALAVAREARFGILAAIIAAFGRVIAEIGIAMMLGGNIKGFTRTMTTAMALEHNKGEFVLAVALGIVLLTVSLIMNVALQMVQGKYGSNR; encoded by the coding sequence ATGGATTTTCTCACTCAAAGCATCATCGAAGCCTTCCGGATGATCTGGTCCCTGGATCCGGAGATGTATTTCATCGTCTACGTCTCCTTGTACGTCAGCTTTTTCTCCACGATTATCGCCTCGATTCTGGGCGTGCCGCTGGGGTTTCTGATCGCGGTGAAACAGTTCCGTGGCAAGCGGGCCGTGATCACCATCCTGAATACCATGCTGGCTCTGCCCACTGTTGTCATCGGATTGTTCGTCTACGCCTTCCTGTCCCGGCGGGGCATGCTCGGGCACCTTGGCCTGCTTTACACGCCCAAGGCCATTATCATCGGGCAGGTAATCCTGATTCTGCCCTGGGTGGCTACCTTCACCATGGCCGCGGTCAGCCGGATCGACGAGCGCTATCGGCGCACGGCCCTGACCCTGGGCGCGAACGCCCTGCAAGCGGCCCTGGCCGTGGCTCGGGAAGCCCGGTTCGGCATTCTGGCCGCCATCATCGCCGCCTTTGGCCGGGTCATCGCGGAAATCGGCATCGCCATGATGCTCGGCGGAAACATCAAGGGCTTCACCCGGACCATGACCACGGCCATGGCCCTGGAACACAACAAGGGAGAATTCGTCCTGGCCGTCGCCCTGGGCATCGTCCTGTTGACCGTGAGTCTGATCATGAACGTGGCTTTGCAAATGGTGCAGGGCAAGTACGGGAGCAACCGGTGA
- a CDS encoding helix-turn-helix transcriptional regulator, translated as MKNLLSTKEVAQLLDVNEKMVYGLVAEKGLPATKVTGKWLFPKHLVEQWIENSTQNFPAPASPLPPYHGLLIVAGSDDPLLERTLNLFNKTFPKHLAVYGNVGSFGGLKALRNNLCHMASSHLIQAEDGDFNFQFASEELATPPAVINFSYREQGLILAKGNPLNIQSVADLGRKEIRVVNRPLTTGTRLLFDQHLERANVAAETMVGYGAEVHRHLDVGLEVLAGRADVGPGIRAVAGILELDFLPLGRERFDLLISRERFFDKGIQQFLGLLHDPAFQRLAGELDGYDISQAGRTIFPQEQDDDAQ; from the coding sequence GTGAAGAATTTGTTGTCGACCAAAGAAGTGGCGCAACTGCTCGATGTGAACGAGAAGATGGTCTACGGCCTGGTTGCCGAAAAAGGCCTTCCGGCCACGAAGGTTACCGGCAAATGGCTGTTTCCAAAGCATCTCGTGGAACAGTGGATTGAAAATTCCACCCAGAACTTTCCTGCTCCGGCATCTCCCTTGCCGCCGTATCACGGGCTGTTGATCGTGGCCGGCAGTGATGATCCGCTGCTGGAGCGGACCTTGAACCTGTTCAACAAGACGTTCCCGAAGCATCTTGCGGTCTACGGCAACGTGGGCAGTTTCGGAGGGCTCAAGGCCCTGCGCAACAATCTGTGTCACATGGCGTCGAGCCACTTGATTCAGGCGGAAGACGGGGATTTCAATTTTCAGTTCGCCTCGGAGGAACTGGCAACGCCTCCGGCGGTGATCAACTTCTCCTACAGGGAGCAGGGCCTGATCCTGGCCAAGGGCAATCCCCTGAACATTCAGTCCGTAGCCGATTTGGGCCGCAAGGAGATCCGGGTGGTCAATCGGCCTCTGACCACGGGCACGCGCCTGCTGTTCGATCAGCACCTGGAAAGAGCGAACGTGGCCGCGGAAACCATGGTCGGCTACGGCGCCGAGGTTCATCGCCATCTGGATGTCGGGCTGGAGGTGCTGGCCGGGCGGGCGGATGTAGGCCCGGGCATCAGGGCCGTGGCCGGCATCCTGGAACTGGATTTTCTTCCCCTGGGCCGGGAGCGCTTCGATTTGCTGATTTCCCGGGAGCGGTTCTTCGACAAGGGGATTCAGCAGTTCCTGGGACTGCTCCATGACCCGGCGTTCCAGCGACTGGCCGGGGAACTGGACGGCTACGATATTTCCCAGGCGGGAAGGACGATTTTTCCCCAAGAGCAGGATGATGATGCGCAGTAG